A single Filimonas effusa DNA region contains:
- a CDS encoding PKD domain-containing protein has translation MLIRKSVVLTIMIVVLVSAQLYAQNFTNRGKEFWVGYGHNWYFASRSISNYNTQEMVLYLSAEQEAHVQVSVPGTNWIKDYVVPANTAISTAPMPKGAAIDAGADARLTDEGLFRKNIHITSDVPVSVFAHVYGNTSSGATMLLPVDVYGYTYYAAGAVQDYDATCYSWVYVVANENNTLVRITPSRITKGGRQRNVAFDITLNKGECYNLMSDQDLSGSKIQSVAGRDGICHPVGVFTGSSRTSICALDLGGGGRSGGDFLMQQGFPTSAWGKNFLTAVTNSTDGFTAPNMNRFRVYLKDLANTTVYRNGAPLTGIQNGRYYEFMSATADKITATGPVMVCQILHSGLGCNATGDGDPELLYLTPLEQAIKQVNFYSTGKETILHNYITIVVPDEGMSSLKIDGQQVFDHTYAHTNQPGYKVVVKELPLTAMQHRVECDTTFTGITYGLGQAESYGYNIGCNVNNLAAFAEIKPEDKDVTFSYVCTKTPFLLSVKTIYEASAITMHFSRVSGITPAQDVTINNPVPVATSVINGRTYYTYDLKEKYLFTTAGDRDLPISITAPSIDNCSNSEIVTVKIPVQQGPSFDFTFNAGCLPEKVLFTPIPMSTGAKPAGWEFGDGTTSTEEKPEKKYTSDGKYDVTLRIVRESDGCRGDTTKQIIIKPLPLAGFELPQTVCMPEGKTSFKNTTVAGGTVTYQWRFGDGTGATDKDPIHHYAAPGNYTIKLTAEAEGCKDSATMTLAKEVFVTTPEPAFSIAAGKFCIDDLVTFTDKTAEDPARPLSRNWDLGNGKTAAEQAPSTYYTRGGTYPVTLNISAGGCTPRAITHNVQVNEPPKTDAGADLLVSPGEQAYIRATVSDAGAELLWSPSLYLSASNVLSPIVTPATDQKYYLKATNKDGCSSYDSVVVKVYSEIKVPNIFTPNGDGIHDAWEIKGLQNYSNATIDIFNRWGQCVHRITGGYRNAWYGTDAQGALLPAGIYYYILQPGVSGAGKITGSVTIVR, from the coding sequence ATGCTTATAAGAAAGTCTGTTGTGCTGACGATCATGATCGTTGTTTTGGTGAGTGCTCAGTTATATGCCCAGAATTTCACGAACAGGGGAAAAGAATTCTGGGTAGGATATGGACATAACTGGTATTTTGCTTCGCGCAGCATTTCCAATTACAATACCCAGGAGATGGTGCTTTATTTAAGTGCGGAGCAGGAAGCGCATGTGCAGGTAAGTGTACCTGGAACCAACTGGATAAAAGACTATGTAGTGCCTGCCAATACGGCCATCAGTACAGCGCCGATGCCCAAGGGAGCGGCCATAGATGCAGGGGCCGACGCCCGCTTAACAGATGAAGGTTTATTCCGGAAGAATATTCATATCACCAGCGATGTGCCTGTGAGCGTGTTTGCGCATGTATACGGCAACACTTCGTCTGGTGCAACCATGCTACTGCCTGTAGATGTATACGGATATACTTATTATGCCGCCGGTGCGGTGCAGGATTATGATGCCACCTGTTACTCATGGGTATATGTAGTGGCAAATGAAAACAACACCCTTGTGCGCATCACGCCATCGCGCATTACGAAGGGTGGCAGGCAACGTAATGTTGCATTTGACATTACTTTAAACAAAGGAGAATGTTATAACCTGATGTCGGACCAGGACCTGTCGGGAAGTAAAATACAATCGGTGGCTGGCCGTGATGGCATCTGCCATCCTGTAGGTGTATTTACAGGCAGCAGCCGTACTTCCATTTGTGCGCTGGACCTTGGCGGCGGGGGCAGGAGCGGAGGAGATTTTTTAATGCAGCAAGGATTTCCAACAAGCGCCTGGGGCAAGAATTTCCTGACAGCGGTGACCAATAGTACTGATGGGTTTACGGCGCCCAATATGAATCGTTTCAGGGTGTATCTGAAAGACCTTGCCAATACAACCGTTTACCGGAATGGCGCGCCTTTAACAGGTATTCAGAATGGCAGGTATTATGAATTTATGTCGGCCACTGCCGACAAGATCACCGCTACCGGTCCGGTGATGGTTTGCCAGATCTTACATTCCGGGCTGGGATGTAACGCCACCGGCGATGGTGATCCGGAACTCCTGTACCTCACGCCATTGGAGCAGGCGATAAAGCAGGTTAATTTTTACAGTACCGGCAAGGAAACTATTTTACATAATTATATAACAATTGTTGTACCGGATGAGGGGATGTCTTCTTTAAAGATAGACGGGCAACAGGTATTTGATCATACCTATGCGCATACCAACCAGCCCGGTTATAAAGTTGTGGTGAAGGAGCTGCCGCTTACAGCCATGCAGCACCGGGTGGAGTGCGACACTACATTTACCGGCATTACATATGGGCTGGGGCAGGCGGAAAGCTACGGTTATAATATTGGTTGTAATGTCAATAACCTGGCGGCATTTGCCGAAATAAAGCCCGAAGACAAAGACGTTACTTTCAGTTATGTGTGTACCAAAACGCCTTTCCTGCTTTCTGTTAAAACAATTTATGAGGCGTCTGCTATCACCATGCATTTCAGCAGGGTGAGCGGTATTACACCGGCACAGGATGTTACCATCAATAACCCGGTACCGGTGGCTACTTCGGTGATAAATGGCAGAACCTATTATACCTACGATCTGAAGGAGAAATATTTGTTTACTACTGCAGGAGACAGAGACCTGCCTATTTCCATAACAGCGCCTTCTATCGATAACTGCAGCAATTCGGAGATCGTTACAGTAAAGATCCCGGTGCAGCAGGGGCCATCGTTTGACTTCACGTTTAACGCCGGTTGTTTGCCTGAGAAAGTATTGTTCACACCCATACCCATGAGTACCGGTGCAAAGCCGGCGGGCTGGGAGTTTGGCGACGGTACAACCAGCACTGAAGAGAAGCCGGAAAAGAAATATACAAGCGATGGCAAGTACGATGTTACATTAAGAATAGTGAGAGAAAGCGATGGATGCCGTGGCGACACTACAAAGCAGATCATCATAAAGCCATTGCCGCTGGCAGGTTTTGAACTACCCCAAACAGTATGTATGCCTGAAGGTAAAACCAGCTTTAAGAATACCACCGTAGCCGGCGGTACTGTAACCTATCAATGGCGGTTTGGCGATGGAACAGGGGCAACGGATAAAGATCCCATTCACCATTATGCGGCTCCTGGCAACTATACCATTAAACTGACAGCCGAAGCCGAAGGCTGCAAAGACTCAGCTACCATGACCCTGGCAAAAGAAGTGTTTGTAACAACGCCGGAGCCGGCGTTCAGTATTGCTGCCGGTAAATTCTGTATCGACGACCTTGTGACATTCACCGATAAAACAGCTGAAGATCCTGCACGGCCGCTTAGCCGCAACTGGGATCTGGGGAATGGCAAAACAGCGGCAGAACAGGCGCCGTCGACATACTATACCAGGGGTGGAACCTATCCCGTTACGTTAAACATATCTGCCGGTGGCTGTACGCCAAGGGCCATAACACATAATGTACAGGTGAACGAGCCACCAAAGACAGATGCAGGCGCCGATTTGCTGGTATCGCCGGGGGAGCAGGCTTATATACGTGCAACCGTGAGTGATGCCGGCGCAGAGCTGCTCTGGAGCCCTTCTCTTTACTTATCGGCCAGTAATGTGTTGAGCCCCATTGTAACACCTGCCACGGATCAGAAGTATTATCTGAAGGCCACAAACAAGGATGGATGCAGCAGTTACGACAGTGTGGTGGTAAAAGTTTACAGTGAAATAAAAGTGCCGAACATATTCACGCCCAATGGCGATGGCATTCATGATGCATGGGAGATCAAGGGTTTACAGAATTACAGCAATGCCACAATAGATATATTCAATCGCTGGGGGCAATGTGTACATCGTATCACAGGCGGTTATCGTAATGCCTGGTATGGTACAGATGCGCAGGGAGCGTTATTGCCGGCGGGCATCTATTACTATATTCTGCAGCCTGGTGTCAGCGGCGCCGGTAAGATCACCGGCTCTGTTACTATTGTTCGTTAG
- a CDS encoding tetratricopeptide repeat-containing sensor histidine kinase, with protein MNVKMSKLSALIFLCCLVYTRAYEQSTPSSLLLAANSAPDTASINATLRRTHERREKNPDSVIQVYQSLLKTCIEADYAAGIANTMLGLSRVYSIVSDYKKACSYAYKALHYCSNNTEGYELEANVYLTLAQTHYYQGKYDSCAWYRYKTLNLVESGRINDIHTQMKAYGGVLQFWMNAHGDIAHDKYIQQIMQHVNGIEQKALMLKDSSVLVNIYFQKEAYYENMRMRDSSRYYCQLTVDLGRRLKVTPSILVASLLNMAISYLEEQQPQKAFKVINEAIAEIPEQGKGSNRYFIFSHFAMGDALLQQKKYTAAINILQAAIAKADSLHVLPLTDYAHKTLAKTYDAINDPVKAAEQWRLYALVSDSLLKDKKMELVYNVEMKYRIADKDRELAQKELSIARNEARLRTKNLWIGGISTGMLLLVLLGLLLYRNTKHKHKLQAEKIRNLHQEVQIASLQAMISGEEKERSRIARELHDGMGGSLATIRTRLSSVFRKQQATPEISEEFAEIMLLLEEASAELRKTAHNLMPEILLQEGLAKASLLFCERIRKGHLLEVNTEIWGEPKNLPTNVELTAYRIIQELVQNILKHARATQALVQIVFHDSLLCITVEDNGAGMPAGNNGSDGVGLKTIRERVISLNGQMDIASSPGNGTSVYIELNTINSNSTQNVSE; from the coding sequence ATGAATGTGAAAATGAGCAAGTTATCGGCATTGATCTTCCTCTGTTGCCTCGTGTATACGCGAGCATATGAGCAGTCTACACCCTCCTCCCTGCTTCTCGCCGCTAATAGTGCGCCCGATACTGCTTCCATCAATGCCACCCTGCGCAGAACGCATGAACGCAGGGAAAAAAATCCCGATTCAGTTATACAGGTCTACCAGTCGCTTTTGAAAACCTGTATCGAGGCAGATTATGCTGCCGGCATTGCCAACACCATGCTGGGCCTTAGCCGCGTGTATTCCATAGTCAGCGATTATAAAAAAGCATGCTCCTATGCTTATAAGGCATTACATTACTGCAGTAACAATACCGAAGGGTATGAACTGGAAGCAAATGTTTATCTCACCCTGGCACAAACGCACTATTACCAGGGTAAATACGACTCCTGTGCCTGGTATCGCTATAAAACGCTGAACCTTGTTGAAAGTGGCAGGATCAACGATATTCATACGCAAATGAAAGCCTATGGCGGCGTGCTCCAATTCTGGATGAATGCGCATGGCGACATTGCGCATGATAAATACATTCAGCAGATCATGCAGCATGTTAACGGCATCGAGCAAAAGGCGCTGATGCTGAAAGACAGCTCTGTCCTGGTTAATATTTACTTTCAGAAAGAAGCCTATTATGAGAATATGCGGATGCGCGACTCATCGAGGTATTATTGTCAATTGACGGTAGACCTGGGAAGGCGCCTGAAAGTTACTCCCTCCATCCTTGTCGCCAGCCTGCTTAACATGGCTATCAGTTATCTCGAAGAACAGCAACCGCAGAAAGCATTTAAAGTTATCAATGAAGCCATAGCCGAAATACCTGAGCAGGGCAAGGGCTCTAACCGCTATTTCATTTTCTCCCATTTTGCAATGGGCGATGCACTTCTTCAGCAAAAGAAGTATACAGCGGCGATCAACATCTTACAGGCTGCCATTGCAAAGGCCGATAGCCTGCATGTACTGCCGCTGACCGATTATGCCCATAAAACACTGGCCAAAACCTACGATGCCATTAACGACCCGGTTAAAGCTGCCGAACAATGGCGCCTGTACGCCCTTGTATCTGACAGCCTGCTGAAGGACAAAAAAATGGAACTGGTTTACAATGTGGAAATGAAATACCGCATTGCCGATAAAGACCGTGAACTGGCTCAGAAAGAACTGTCCATAGCGCGGAATGAAGCCCGTTTACGTACTAAAAACCTGTGGATCGGCGGCATTTCTACCGGCATGCTGCTGCTGGTGCTGCTGGGTCTGCTCCTATACCGGAACACGAAACATAAACATAAACTGCAGGCAGAAAAGATCCGCAACCTGCACCAGGAAGTACAGATCGCAAGCCTGCAGGCAATGATATCGGGTGAAGAAAAAGAACGCAGCCGTATTGCACGTGAACTGCACGACGGCATGGGCGGCAGCCTTGCCACGATAAGAACGCGGCTGAGCTCCGTTTTCAGAAAGCAGCAGGCAACACCCGAAATATCGGAAGAGTTTGCCGAAATCATGCTGTTGCTTGAAGAAGCCTCCGCCGAATTACGGAAAACAGCCCATAACCTGATGCCTGAAATATTGCTGCAGGAAGGCCTGGCGAAAGCCTCCCTCCTTTTTTGCGAAAGGATCCGCAAAGGCCATCTCCTGGAAGTGAATACGGAGATCTGGGGCGAGCCCAAAAATCTTCCCACGAATGTAGAACTCACCGCTTACCGTATTATACAGGAACTGGTGCAGAACATACTGAAACACGCCAGGGCTACGCAGGCCCTGGTGCAGATCGTGTTTCACGACAGCCTGCTCTGTATCACGGTTGAAGATAATGGAGCAGGTATGCCTGCCGGAAACAATGGCTCCGACGGTGTGGGTTTGAAAACTATCAGAGAGCGCGTAATTTCGCTGAACGGTCAGATGGATATAGCAAGCAGTCCCGGAAACGGAACCAGCGTTTATATTGAGCTGAACACCATCAACAGCAATTCAACGCAAAACGTAAGCGAATGA
- a CDS encoding response regulator: MRKTIEVVITDDHPIVVNGLKKVLDDFEHIQVTAVFHNGNDLLQSIAAHQPNVLVLDMHLPDTTGIEIARIVTKKYPAVKILVLSSSDIILQVKKMLQIGCAGYLLKDSDDLTIVAAIETVFNGGQYLSPSLHQRVVDDMFKTRNIEKKQALLTKREKEVLQLIIDELTSQEIAAKLFISPHTVENHRISLMQKLEVKNTAGLVKKALEGGLTN, encoded by the coding sequence ATGAGGAAAACGATAGAAGTAGTGATTACAGACGATCACCCGATTGTGGTCAACGGTTTGAAGAAGGTATTGGACGATTTTGAGCACATTCAGGTAACAGCTGTTTTTCATAACGGTAACGATCTGTTGCAGAGTATCGCCGCACATCAGCCCAATGTACTTGTACTTGATATGCATTTGCCTGATACTACCGGCATAGAAATAGCCAGGATCGTTACCAAGAAATATCCCGCCGTCAAGATCCTGGTGCTCAGCAGCTCCGATATCATCCTCCAGGTTAAAAAAATGCTGCAGATAGGATGTGCCGGCTACCTGCTTAAAGATTCCGACGATCTTACCATTGTTGCCGCCATAGAAACCGTCTTCAACGGCGGCCAGTATCTTTCGCCTTCACTTCACCAGCGGGTGGTGGACGACATGTTCAAAACCAGGAACATAGAAAAAAAGCAGGCACTGCTCACCAAAAGGGAAAAAGAAGTGCTTCAGCTCATCATCGATGAGCTCACCAGCCAGGAAATTGCAGCCAAACTCTTTATCAGCCCCCATACTGTTGAAAACCACCGCATCAGCCTTATGCAGAAACTGGAAGTTAAAAATACCGCCGGGCTGGTGAAAAAAGCCCTTGAAGGTGGCTTAACCAATTAA
- a CDS encoding DUF2130 domain-containing protein, which yields MAYVVTCPSCGNSFDPGDSIRDQVQKDLRNQMVDWQKKKDDEFKKKETEFQKLLEQQQTAAAQQLQTEKIKLQQELQENIRRTVAADYENQLKILQQSAADSAEKLKEARNKELAFLQKEQELKNKEAELEIQLQKRLLEERNSLSEQIRKEESERAALKDTETQLRMRELEKQLEDQKKLAEEMRRKAEQGSMQLQGEAQELLLEEILRATFPFDEIKEVGKGVRGADCIQMVRNQFGIEAGKIIYESKRTKDFSIDWIDKLKADMRSLGADVAVIVTQALPKEMDRFGEKEGVYICTFAEAKSVALVLRNAILKIADARRSQENKGDKMVLLYDYLTGNEFSAQWQAIREGFMSMRLSIQRERDAMEKLWKAREKQLEKVMLNAAHIRGSIEGIAGSDAVNLNLLDDADTSLLD from the coding sequence ATGGCATATGTGGTGACCTGCCCCAGTTGTGGCAACAGCTTTGACCCCGGAGACTCCATCCGCGACCAGGTACAGAAAGACCTGCGCAACCAGATGGTCGACTGGCAAAAGAAAAAGGATGATGAGTTCAAAAAAAAGGAGACCGAATTCCAAAAATTACTGGAACAGCAGCAAACGGCTGCCGCCCAGCAATTACAAACCGAAAAAATAAAACTGCAGCAGGAACTCCAGGAAAACATCCGGCGCACTGTAGCAGCCGACTACGAGAACCAGCTGAAGATATTACAGCAATCTGCCGCCGACTCAGCCGAAAAGCTGAAAGAAGCGCGCAACAAAGAATTGGCCTTCCTCCAAAAAGAACAGGAACTGAAGAACAAAGAGGCCGAACTCGAGATCCAATTGCAAAAACGCCTGCTGGAAGAACGTAACAGCCTTTCCGAACAGATCCGTAAAGAAGAATCTGAACGCGCCGCCCTCAAGGATACGGAAACGCAACTGAGAATGCGTGAACTGGAAAAGCAGCTGGAAGACCAGAAAAAACTGGCCGAAGAAATGCGGCGCAAAGCGGAACAGGGCAGTATGCAGCTCCAGGGCGAAGCCCAGGAACTGCTGCTCGAAGAAATACTGCGCGCCACCTTTCCCTTCGATGAGATCAAAGAAGTAGGCAAAGGGGTGCGCGGGGCCGATTGCATTCAAATGGTCCGCAACCAGTTTGGCATTGAAGCCGGAAAGATCATTTATGAAAGCAAACGTACCAAAGACTTCAGCATCGACTGGATCGATAAATTAAAGGCCGATATGCGCAGTCTTGGCGCAGATGTTGCCGTTATTGTTACGCAGGCTTTGCCGAAGGAAATGGACCGGTTCGGAGAAAAAGAAGGGGTGTATATCTGTACGTTTGCCGAAGCCAAAAGCGTAGCCCTGGTACTGCGTAATGCCATTCTTAAAATAGCCGACGCCCGCAGAAGCCAGGAAAACAAAGGCGACAAAATGGTGCTGTTATACGACTACCTTACAGGTAATGAATTCAGTGCGCAATGGCAGGCCATCAGGGAAGGATTTATGAGCATGAGACTAAGCATACAACGCGAACGGGATGCCATGGAAAAGCTCTGGAAAGCCAGGGAAAAGCAACTGGAAAAGGTGATGCTCAACGCGGCGCATATCAGGGGCTCCATTGAAGGGATCGCCGGTTCCGACGCTGTTAACCTTAACCTGCTCGATGATGCCGACACCAGCCTGCTCGATTAA
- a CDS encoding 4'-phosphopantetheinyl transferase family protein, which translates to MPLFYQQDINHDTRLGVWHIAEPETFFLEKVPLQRELTHPHKRLQHLAGRFLLQYLFPDFPYHEMVIANSRKPYLPDEQYHFSISHCGDFAAAIVSKTKRVGVDIEIPTPKVLKIVPKFLHREEREHFNLLEPAAQDILKATLLWSAKEAAFKWWSFGSVDFSEHIRLEPFVPAETGELRGSFAGAGNLYPLQFYYRLFPGVSLVYAL; encoded by the coding sequence ATGCCGCTGTTTTATCAACAAGATATTAACCACGATACCCGGTTAGGCGTCTGGCACATTGCAGAGCCTGAGACCTTTTTCCTTGAAAAAGTGCCGTTACAGCGTGAGCTGACGCATCCGCATAAACGTTTACAGCACCTTGCCGGGCGCTTTTTACTACAGTATCTTTTCCCCGATTTTCCGTATCACGAAATGGTGATCGCCAATAGCCGCAAGCCCTATTTGCCCGATGAACAATATCACTTCTCGATATCGCATTGCGGCGACTTTGCGGCTGCTATTGTAAGCAAGACAAAAAGGGTAGGGGTGGATATTGAAATTCCGACGCCTAAAGTTTTAAAGATCGTTCCAAAATTTCTGCACAGAGAAGAGCGGGAGCATTTCAATTTACTGGAGCCGGCAGCGCAGGACATTTTAAAGGCTACTTTACTGTGGAGCGCCAAGGAAGCGGCATTCAAATGGTGGAGCTTTGGCAGTGTCGATTTCAGCGAACATATACGGCTGGAGCCGTTCGTGCCCGCTGAAACCGGTGAACTGCGGGGTTCTTTTGCCGGGGCAGGAAACCTGTATCCTTTACAGTTTTACTATCGTTTATTCCCCGGTGTAAGTTTAGTATATGCCTTGTGA
- the dcd gene encoding dCTP deaminase — translation MILSDTRILEEMEKGTIKISPFNRDCLGSNSYDVHLGKWLATYVDTELDARKHNEIEHFEIPEEGFLLLPNVLYLGVTAEYTETHAHVPFLEGKSSTGRLGIDIHATAGKGDVGFCGNWTLEISVKQPVRVYTGMPVGQLIYFPVEGVIEVTYDKKKNAKYSGQPDRPVESMMWKNKF, via the coding sequence ATGATCTTATCTGATACACGCATTTTAGAGGAAATGGAAAAAGGCACCATTAAAATTTCGCCTTTTAACAGGGATTGTCTGGGCAGTAACAGCTACGACGTACACCTGGGGAAATGGCTTGCCACCTATGTAGACACAGAGCTTGATGCGCGCAAGCATAACGAGATCGAACATTTCGAAATACCTGAAGAAGGCTTCCTGTTACTGCCAAACGTACTTTACCTGGGCGTAACAGCAGAATATACCGAAACACATGCCCACGTACCCTTTCTTGAAGGCAAGTCCTCTACAGGACGGCTGGGTATCGACATTCACGCTACAGCCGGTAAAGGCGATGTTGGCTTCTGCGGCAACTGGACGCTGGAAATCTCCGTTAAACAACCGGTAAGGGTGTATACGGGCATGCCGGTAGGACAGCTCATTTATTTCCCGGTAGAAGGTGTTATTGAAGTTACTTACGACAAGAAAAAGAACGCCAAATACAGCGGCCAGCCCGACAGGCCGGTAGAAAGTATGATGTGGAAGAACAAGTTCTAA
- a CDS encoding DUF3810 domain-containing protein, whose product MAKLRNIHMQQEWKRPIWKTAALLITALVTGLWSNSPSRIEHWYSTGLYPFTACIQRLFTGWLPFSLGDLFYAACVLYLLFLVVRGVRRLFRNGVSWRGTGLLGLKLLRCLLVVYLAFQLLWGLNYNRKGIAWQLQMPAESYTTAELNALTVELREKVNSSRKQLGDSIHYAGFDSLRRQSVRAYVLAAAKFPFLKYRQPSVKASLFSEMLTYAGYTGYYNPFSGEAQVNTHVPPFYLPYVICHEMAHQLGYGDESEANFVSYLVTTTSNEPLFHYSAYYDLFNYANGELYMRDSVAARSNYRALDTLVKQDMRAARLFFSRYRNRIEPVLKFVYGQYLKANNQPQGIDTYEAVTAWLMAYRKRNGGL is encoded by the coding sequence TTGGCAAAACTACGAAATATTCACATGCAGCAGGAATGGAAAAGGCCCATATGGAAGACAGCAGCGTTATTGATCACAGCGCTCGTAACCGGGCTTTGGAGCAATAGTCCCAGCAGAATTGAACATTGGTATTCCACCGGCCTGTACCCGTTTACAGCATGTATACAACGACTGTTCACAGGCTGGCTGCCCTTTAGCCTGGGCGACCTGTTCTATGCCGCCTGTGTGCTTTACCTGCTGTTCCTGGTTGTTAGAGGTGTTCGCAGGTTATTCAGGAACGGCGTTTCGTGGCGTGGGACAGGTTTGCTGGGGTTGAAATTGTTACGCTGCCTGTTGGTCGTGTATCTGGCGTTCCAACTGTTATGGGGATTGAACTATAACCGCAAAGGAATAGCCTGGCAATTACAGATGCCTGCTGAATCATATACGACTGCAGAATTGAACGCACTTACGGTGGAACTTAGAGAAAAGGTGAACAGCTCCCGCAAACAACTGGGGGATAGTATTCATTACGCTGGTTTCGACAGCCTCAGGCGGCAATCTGTGCGTGCCTACGTACTTGCCGCGGCAAAATTCCCTTTTTTGAAATACCGCCAGCCCAGCGTAAAAGCATCCCTGTTCAGCGAAATGCTTACCTATGCCGGCTACACTGGTTACTATAACCCGTTTTCAGGAGAGGCCCAGGTAAATACGCATGTACCGCCTTTTTATCTGCCCTATGTAATATGCCATGAAATGGCGCACCAGTTAGGATATGGCGATGAAAGCGAGGCGAACTTTGTAAGCTACCTGGTAACTACCACCTCAAACGAGCCTCTCTTCCATTATTCGGCTTACTACGATCTTTTCAACTATGCCAACGGTGAATTATACATGCGCGATTCGGTTGCAGCACGGAGTAATTACAGGGCGCTTGATACGCTGGTAAAACAGGATATGCGCGCGGCAAGGCTGTTCTTCAGCCGCTACCGTAACAGGATAGAACCTGTGCTGAAATTTGTATACGGGCAATACTTAAAGGCCAACAACCAGCCGCAGGGCATCGATACCTATGAAGCGGTGACTGCGTGGCTGATGGCATACCGGAAGCGCAATGGCGGGCTTTAG
- a CDS encoding YceD family protein yields the protein MNTRREYEIAFVGLKPGDHHFNYQIDDKFFSTYGEQEFTDCKATVHLKLEKNNGFMMLHFDVGGTLNTTCDRCGNPLQLQLWDEFKVMVKMVDDPEKMNEQEEDPDVFYISRGESHLHVDEWIYEFINLAIPFQKMCGEDEEGGSKCNKEVLARLKQMEDDVKTDSNPIWKGLDKFKDLD from the coding sequence ATGAACACACGTCGGGAGTATGAAATAGCATTTGTTGGACTGAAGCCTGGCGATCATCATTTCAATTACCAGATCGACGACAAGTTCTTTTCAACCTATGGCGAGCAGGAGTTTACAGATTGTAAAGCAACTGTTCACCTGAAACTGGAAAAAAACAACGGGTTTATGATGCTGCACTTCGATGTGGGCGGCACCTTAAATACCACTTGCGACCGCTGCGGCAATCCTCTACAGCTTCAACTGTGGGATGAGTTTAAAGTAATGGTCAAGATGGTTGATGACCCTGAAAAGATGAATGAGCAGGAAGAAGATCCCGATGTATTTTACATCAGCAGAGGAGAGAGTCACCTGCACGTAGATGAATGGATCTACGAGTTCATTAACCTGGCGATCCCTTTTCAGAAGATGTGCGGAGAAGATGAGGAAGGAGGATCGAAATGTAACAAGGAAGTACTGGCCAGGTTGAAACAAATGGAAGATGATGTAAAAACCGATTCTAATCCCATATGGAAAGGATTGGATAAGTTTAAGGACCTTGATTAA
- the rpmF gene encoding 50S ribosomal protein L32, whose amino-acid sequence MPNPKRRHSQQRSAKRRTHYKAEEVTLSKDTTTGEIHVRHRAHVSEGKLYYKGKLVAEKAPLKA is encoded by the coding sequence ATGCCAAACCCAAAACGCAGACACTCCCAGCAACGTAGTGCAAAGAGAAGAACACATTACAAAGCTGAAGAAGTGACACTGAGCAAGGATACCACAACAGGTGAAATACATGTTCGTCACCGTGCACATGTAAGTGAAGGTAAATTATACTACAAAGGCAAACTGGTTGCTGAAAAAGCACCTCTGAAAGCATAA